In the genome of Artemia franciscana chromosome 20, ASM3288406v1, whole genome shotgun sequence, the window CCTCGTACTTACACCCCGGTGTTTTAAATGTCTCTTGAACCTTCTATTCGTTCCTTCTTTTCGAGGAAGATCGTTCAAGATAGTAGCGCAACCCCGGAGGAAAGTTCTTGGTTCTTAGCGTGTCTTTCTTCAGCTAATTGAAACGAACTGTGTGCTTTCGCGTCTGCCTTGTCGGTGGGTCAAAGGAGGGAGCAATGTGAGAGAAATTTTCtgaggaaaacaaatttatatactTGGAGAACACAGCCATCAATACAACTACGTCAACCTTTCATTTAGAGGCAGGAGTGAGTCATACGTAGACGCCCAACCTCTACACATGACAAAAAGTATCTATCTTTACATTACACTCAACTTTTGACACGGGATATCATATAATGATTGatagatttttttaactgatttccAAAATGATGTCAGTTATACTTTTTAATGATACCGTGTATGATAGATGCCCTGAAATAAATGGCGTCACGTCCAAACTTAAAATCAAACATGAAAACGAATGATATCGTTTATAATGACGTTACTTGTGCCATATAAAAGGATGCATACAGCAAATTCACCTGAGTAGATTATAGAATTTTAAAGATGAATATTCAATCCACTTTTTTTGACAGTCTTAAATCCAGTGGCAAAGACACAAGGAGATAACGACTGAAGGTAAAATTAAAGATTCCGAAGGTTCAAAAGTTCACCTGGCACTTCCAAAAATTCCTAAGCAAGACCCAACATTATGGGCTGAAACCGTTAATGTCAGTGAAGCTGTTGATTTTGACAGTATGTTTCCCAACCCTGCATTCAAATGGAAGTTTGAGCTTGACAGCTTTCAGAAACATGCTATTATTAAATTGGAGAAAGGTGAAAGTGTTCTTATCACTGCACATACATCTGCAGGAAAAACAGTAGTTGCTGAGTATGCTATTGCTTTATCTAGGAGGCATATGATGAAGACATTTTACACTTCACCTATCAAAGCCTTGTCCAACCAGAAATTTAGAGAGTTTAGAAGTACTTTTGAAGACGTCGAGATTATAACAGAAGATGTCCAGATCAGTCCAAAGGCGAGTTGTGTTATAATGACGACCGAGATTTTAAGATCCATGCTGtataatgggcaaagttcagTTCAAGACCTAGAATGGGTCATATTTGATGAAATTCATTACATGAACGATTCTGAACGAGGTGTCGTATACGAAGAAGTATTAATTCTTTTACCAGAACAGGTGGGAATCATCATGTTGAGTGCCACTGTTCCCAATACCTTGGAATTTGTGTCATGGGTTGGCATGacgaagaaaagaaagatgtaTGTTATAAGCACACCGAAGAGGCCTGTAcctttagaaaattatttatatacagGACAATCTAGAAAATCACAGGAGcataaatttcttattttaggaGCTGAGGGAACTCTACTGCATAAAGGCTATTTAGATGCTATAGAAGCAAAGAAACCAAAAGAGAAAGTCCATGCTCAACAAAAAGACACTGGAAAAGGGCCTCTCGGAGGAGGTAGACGATATTATGATCATAGatgcaataaaaaagaaggcAATCAGGTTAAAAACGTGACAGCTATTGCTACCCCTACTCCAAAATGGGGCCCACAGCACCAAAAGCAGCTTTGGATTCGAGTACTTGATCATCTTCGTTCCGAAGACAAGCTCCctgttatttgttttactttgtcAAGGAGCAAATGCGATTCAAATGCAAATTTATTGGCTTCTATTGACttaacaacagcaaaagaaaaagatgCTATTACTCAGTTCTTGCACAAATGCCTGGACAAACTCAAAAGCTCAGACAAGAATCTTCCACAAGTTATTCAAATGTCAAGTCTGTTAAACCGAGGAATAGGTGTCCATCACAGTGGAATATTGccaattttaaaagaagttgTTGAAATGCTGTTCCAAGATGGGAAGGTTAAGCTGCTATTTGCAACTGAGACTTTTGCAATGGGAGTAAATATGCCTGCTCGCTCAGTAGTTTTTGACGATATAATGAAACACGACGACAAAGGTCGAAGACAATTGCTGCCTTCGGAATATATACAGATGGCTGGACGTGCTGGAAGGCGAGGTTTAGACTCTACTGGCACTGTTCTAATATTATGTAAAGATAATGTGCCGGAATTGGAAAGCCTTCACAAAATGATGCTCggaaaatctcaaaaattagaATCGCAGTTTCGTGTGACTTATTCGATGATATTGAATTTACTGAGAGGAAAACAATTAAGAGTTCAAGACATGATGAAACTAAGCTTTGGGGAGGTTCATTTCCGCTGAAAAATCGAACAACTTGAAAAGGAAATGAAACAAAGAGAGAACCCCCCAAAACTTTACTGTAACACGTGCTCAGATATTGAAAGCTTTTATGAGGCTGCTAGAAAgtatctagaaaaaaaagctgaagTGTACAAGCATGTTTTACACCCCCAAGTAATTAAGGCATTGAAACCTGGACGTTTTTTAACAGTCGTCGACGATGAATGTGTTTTAAACTTGGTCTCCTTCTAGATGTCAATAACCTTTCTAAAGAGcccatttttaagattttagtcCTTCGTGGGAGCAGagaaataaagagagaaaactcaatgaaaaaaaacagataaaacgAGACCGAAATCTGCCCTAACACCAAAAATGGTAGCCCTTGTAAAACATACATATTTTGTTCCACATGGTCGGGACGGTGACGTTTTATCTTTGAAGGTAGAAGACATTGCAGATGTTACCAACTCCACCCTAAAAATAGATTGCAAGGCCATATTAAATGACTGGAACGCAAAACCAAAGGAAGATTCTCCTTGTTCTGAATTTATGAAAGCAGTTGATACCTTATTGCGTATATCAAAAGATCCCAACTTCAGTTACCTTAATCTGGTAGaatatttaaaacagaaaaccttGGACATGGTTTTGCTAGTGCAAGAGCTGcaaaaaatcaaaccaaaatATGAGATTTCAATTGTTGCTTGTGCTCATCTTTTTATGACCATTTGAATTTCACTATGCAAGAGCGAGAAGAATACGATCAGTTGGCTTACCTCAAATCGGACGAGCGTCTTGGTAATTCAACAGAATATACTGCAAAATTGAATGTTTTGAAATCTTTCGATTATGTTAATTCAGATAACATAGTTCAACTGAAGGGACAGGTAGCGTGCAGCATTGGAAAACAAGAATTAATGCTGACCGAGTTATTATTCCACAATATTTTGACAGATTTACCAGAAGAGGATATTGCAGCATTACTATCATGTTTAGTTTTCAATCAAAAGACTGAGATGGGGCCAAACCTTACTCCTTCTCAAAAGGAAACTATAGATCGCATTCAAAAGTTAGCAAGGGACATCGGTGAAACTCAAAAACACTTCGGTTTACTAGAAGATGTTGATGACTATGTTGATCAGTTTCAATTTGGCCTAGTTGAGGTGGTCTATAAATGGACGATGGGTGTGTCATTTAGAGAAATAATAGAACTGACTGACGTCCAGGATGGCTCGATAGTAAGAGTGATACAGCAACTTGTAGAGACTTTAGAGGATCTTCGTAAAGCCGCTCAAATTCTTGGTAATCCAACACTCGAAAGTAAGATGGAGGCTGcttcaacaaaaataaagcGTGATATTGTTTTCCAAGGCAGTCTATATTTAGAGTGAACTTCGTATAAGTACCTCACTAGATCAGTAGGCATattgatatttgtttttgtgtcttgAAAAAGATGACTATTGTGAGCTTAGACTTCCTCTTACAGTTAGCCTTGAATTTGCATGTCTCCAATTTTGTACCATGTAAAATAAACcatatgtttcttatattttt includes:
- the LOC136040051 gene encoding LOW QUALITY PROTEIN: superkiller complex protein 2-like (The sequence of the model RefSeq protein was modified relative to this genomic sequence to represent the inferred CDS: inserted 1 base in 1 codon; substituted 1 base at 1 genomic stop codon) gives rise to the protein MFPNPAFKWKFELDSFQKHAIIKLEKGESVLITAHTSAGKTVVAEYAIALSRRHMMKTFYTSPIKALSNQKFREFRSTFEDVEIITEDVQISPKASCVIMTTEILRSMLYNGQSSVQDLEWVIFDEIHYMNDSERGVVYEEVLILLPEQVGIIMLSATVPNTLEFVSWVGMTKKRKMYVISTPKRPVPLENYLYTGQSRKSQEHKFLILGAEGTLLHKGYLDAIEAKKPKEKVHAQQKDTGKGPLGGGRRYYDHRCNKKEGNQVKNVTAIATPTPKWGPQHQKQLWIRVLDHLRSEDKLPVICFTLSRSKCDSNANLLASIDLTTAKEKDAITQFLHKCLDKLKSSDKNLPQVIQMSSLLNRGIGVHHSGILPILKEVVEMLFQDGKVKLLFATETFAMGVNMPARSVVFDDIMKHDDKGRRQLLPSEYIQMAGRAGRRGLDSTGTVLILCKDNVPELESLHKMMLGKSQKLESQFRVTYSMILNLLRGKQLRVQDMMKLSFGEVHFRXKIEQLEKEMKQRENPPKLYCNTCSDIESFYEAARKYLEKKAEVYKHVLHPQVIKALKPGRFLTVVDDEXCFKLGLLLDVNNLSKEPIFKILVLRGSREIKRENSMKNFNCCLCSSFYDHLNFTMQEREEYDQLAYLKSDERLGNSTEYTAKLNVLKSFDYVNSDNIVQLKGQVACSIGKQELMLTELLFHNILTDLPEEDIAALLSCLVFNQKTEMGPNLTPSQKETIDRIQKLARDIGETQKHFGLLEDVDDYVDQFQFGLVEVVYKWTMGVSFREIIELTDVQDGSIVRVIQQLVETLEDLRKAAQILGNPTLESKMEAASTKIKRDIVFQGSLYLE